The following coding sequences lie in one Spinacia oleracea cultivar Varoflay chromosome 1, BTI_SOV_V1, whole genome shotgun sequence genomic window:
- the LOC110798846 gene encoding uncharacterized protein isoform X1, with the protein MSTARFLFTNGVLLPPPETPSIATFLETNPGAYTTTRTHNNGEFILFWDRHIKRLSNSLQFLLKSSPQLVFGPRFSGSSSFSSSMNWECSIRRRVNDAMGNALPVAIKERSYGEELAISMLVGGNFEGVNGIQGRIEEEMIDRALDVYVHIGMYVPLVFGAEGNGARLAVVGCRRDFAEAKYSDWARLRKPLEMLRPPFATELLLSDNGDRILEGTITNFFVVRFKGNIEASGKSSFNDGSLLSYELQTAPVNDGVLPGVIRQLVIEICLSKGIAVREVSPSWSERDSWEEAFVTNSLRLLQHVETIQAPRSWTSLESKSWKEVSWLEKNFKGTPGMITTLIQKELMKRTELEGYPVAI; encoded by the exons atgtcGACGGCGAGATTTCTCTTCACCAACGGCGTCCTTTTACCACCGCCGGAGACGCCGTCGATCGCCACATTTCTCGAAACAAACCCAG GTGCATATACCACAACTCGAACCCACAACAATGGCGAATTCATCTTGTTTTGGGATCGCCACATCAAGAGACTCTCCAATTCCCTCCAATTTCTTCTCAAGTCAAGCCCACAACTCGTTTTCGGGCCCCGGTTTTCTGGGTCTTCCTCATTTTCATCCTCCATGAATTGGGAGTGTTCAATACGCCGTCGCGTTAATGATGCGATGGGGAATGCGCTGCCGGTTGCGATTAAGGAGAGGAGTTATGGCGAGGAGTTGGCGATTTCGATGCTTGTTGGAGGGAATTTTGAGGGAGTGAATGGAATTCAAGGGAGGATTGAGGAGGAGATGATTGATAGGGCATTGGATGTGTATGTGCATATTGGAATGTATGTGCCGCTGGTGTTTGGCGCGGAGGGGAATGGGGCGCGGTTGGCTGTTGTTGGATGTAGGAGGGATTTTGCTGAGGCTAAGTACTCTGATTGGGCAAG GCTAAGGAAGCCTTTGGAAATGTTGAGACCTCCTTTTGCTACCGAACTATTGTTGTCAGATAATGGTGATCGGATACTTGAAGGGACGATAACAAATTTCTTTGTAGTTCGTTTTAAG GGAAACATTGAAGCCTCCGGGAAAAGCTCATTCAATGATGGAAGTTTGCTGTCGTATGAATTACAGACAGCTCCTGTAAATGATGGTGTCCTTCCTGGGGTTATTCGTCAACTAGTGATTGA AATATGCTTGAGCAAGGGCATTGCAGTTCGAGAAGTATCACCGTCTTGGTCAGAACGTGACAGTTGGGAAGAAGCATTTGTTACAA ATAGCTTGAGACTTCTACAGCATGTAGAAACAATTCAAGCTCCTCGGTCATGGACATCACTGGAATCAAAATCATGGAAAGAAGTGTCGTGGCTGGAGAAGAATTTTAAG GGGACTCCAGGGATGATTACGACATTAATTCAG AAAGAACTCATGAAAAGAACTGAACTTGAAGGGTATCCAGTTGCAATATAA
- the LOC110798846 gene encoding uncharacterized protein isoform X2: protein MSTARFLFTNGVLLPPPETPSIATFLETNPGAYTTTRTHNNGEFILFWDRHIKRLSNSLQFLLKSSPQLVFGPRFSGSSSFSSSMNWECSIRRRVNDAMGNALPVAIKERSYGEELAISMLVGGNFEGVNGIQGRIEEEMIDRALDVYVHIGMYVPLVFGAEGNGARLAVVGCRRDFAEAKYSDWARLRKPLEMLRPPFATELLLSDNGDRILEGTITNFFVVRFKGNIEASGKSSFNDGSLLSYELQTAPVNDGVLPGVIRQLVIEICLSKGIAVREVSPSWSERDSWEEAFVTNSLRLLQHVETIQAPRSWTSLESKSWKEVSWLEKNFKGTPGMITTLIQS, encoded by the exons atgtcGACGGCGAGATTTCTCTTCACCAACGGCGTCCTTTTACCACCGCCGGAGACGCCGTCGATCGCCACATTTCTCGAAACAAACCCAG GTGCATATACCACAACTCGAACCCACAACAATGGCGAATTCATCTTGTTTTGGGATCGCCACATCAAGAGACTCTCCAATTCCCTCCAATTTCTTCTCAAGTCAAGCCCACAACTCGTTTTCGGGCCCCGGTTTTCTGGGTCTTCCTCATTTTCATCCTCCATGAATTGGGAGTGTTCAATACGCCGTCGCGTTAATGATGCGATGGGGAATGCGCTGCCGGTTGCGATTAAGGAGAGGAGTTATGGCGAGGAGTTGGCGATTTCGATGCTTGTTGGAGGGAATTTTGAGGGAGTGAATGGAATTCAAGGGAGGATTGAGGAGGAGATGATTGATAGGGCATTGGATGTGTATGTGCATATTGGAATGTATGTGCCGCTGGTGTTTGGCGCGGAGGGGAATGGGGCGCGGTTGGCTGTTGTTGGATGTAGGAGGGATTTTGCTGAGGCTAAGTACTCTGATTGGGCAAG GCTAAGGAAGCCTTTGGAAATGTTGAGACCTCCTTTTGCTACCGAACTATTGTTGTCAGATAATGGTGATCGGATACTTGAAGGGACGATAACAAATTTCTTTGTAGTTCGTTTTAAG GGAAACATTGAAGCCTCCGGGAAAAGCTCATTCAATGATGGAAGTTTGCTGTCGTATGAATTACAGACAGCTCCTGTAAATGATGGTGTCCTTCCTGGGGTTATTCGTCAACTAGTGATTGA AATATGCTTGAGCAAGGGCATTGCAGTTCGAGAAGTATCACCGTCTTGGTCAGAACGTGACAGTTGGGAAGAAGCATTTGTTACAA ATAGCTTGAGACTTCTACAGCATGTAGAAACAATTCAAGCTCCTCGGTCATGGACATCACTGGAATCAAAATCATGGAAAGAAGTGTCGTGGCTGGAGAAGAATTTTAAG GGGACTCCAGGGATGATTACGACATTAATTCAG AGCTAA